The Polaromonas sp. SP1 DNA window TTTCACCTGCCCATTACACGACTCAAAACACCTGAAATGACCCATCTCCAGAAGCTCCTCGCTTGCTGCCTGCCCGCCGAGGCCGTCAAAAGTATCCATGAGCAGATGTACGTTCATCCATCGCTGCAGCAAGCCGCGTCGGGCACCGTCACCCGGGCCGAACTGGCCCAAGCCTTGAACATGGCGCTGTTCTACAGCCTGGTGCAGCGCGTGCCCGCCGGGCAGGACTACATCGCCAGCGATGTGATCGCGCAAAAGCGCCAGGTGGTGTTTGACCACGGCGCGCTGCGCACGGTGCGCTGGCCCAGCGGCGCCCTGCCCGCCGGTGAGGCAGCCTTTACCCGCGTGCTGCGCCCGCTGGGGTTTGAACTGCAGGGCACCTACCCGCTGCCACGCCTGAAGATGACGGGCCGCGCGTATTGCCACCGCGATTTTCCCGAAGACATCGCGCAGTTCTTTGTCTCTGAACTTCACCCCGAGCAGTTCTCGGCGCCCTTCCAGTCGGCCGTCACGCGTGTGCTGTCGACCTCACGCGACCCGCTGGGGCCGCAGGACGTGGCCGACCTGGAGCAGCTCACGCGCGACGGCACATTGCCCCTGGCGCAGGCGCTGCGCCTGCTGCCGCAACTGCTGCAATGCTTTGACCGCCAGCACGGCGTCTTTGGCGTGGACGACTATGAGTTGCTGCTGGCCGAATCCGCCGAGATGGCCTGGATTGCCACCGAAGGCAATGCCTTCAACCACGCGACCGACCGCGTAAGTGATGTGGACGCGGTGGCTGAACGCCAGCGCGCGCTGGGCCGGCCCATCAAGGACAAGGTCGAGGTGTCGGCCAGCGGCCGTGTGCGGCAGACCGCCTTTCGTGCGGCCACGGTGCAGCGCGAGTTCATCACCCCCCAGGGCCGCATCACGCGCGACGTGCCCGGTTCGTTTTATGAATTCATCACACGTGACGCCCTGACGCCCATCGCCGCGAACGACCCGGTGCAGGCGCCGCGGCTGGACCTGGCCTTTGACGCCGGCAACGCCACCGGCATTTTCGGCATGACGGCCGCACGCGCATGAGCGCTGTGCGGGCGCTGTACGCACAGGCCAGCGGCTCACCCATACGCGCCATGCTGGCGCTGGCCGGCCAGGAGGACATGATTTCGCTGGCCGGTGGCCACCCGGATCCGGCGCTGCTGCCGGCCGGGTGGCTGCGCGAATCGCTGGAAGGCGTATCCGCAAAACTCCAGGGCCGCAGCCTGCAGTACGGCGCTACCGAAGGCTTGCCGGAGCTGCGCGAAGCCAGCGCTGCCTTGCTGATGCAGCGCGGCCTTGCGGCCAAAGCAAGTGAGCTCCTTATCACCACGGGCTCACAACAAGCCATCGATTTGCTGGCGCGTGTGCTCATCGAGCCGGGCGAAGGCATTGCGGTGGAATCATTCAACTACCCGGCCGCATTGCAG harbors:
- a CDS encoding DUF1338 domain-containing protein — its product is MTHLQKLLACCLPAEAVKSIHEQMYVHPSLQQAASGTVTRAELAQALNMALFYSLVQRVPAGQDYIASDVIAQKRQVVFDHGALRTVRWPSGALPAGEAAFTRVLRPLGFELQGTYPLPRLKMTGRAYCHRDFPEDIAQFFVSELHPEQFSAPFQSAVTRVLSTSRDPLGPQDVADLEQLTRDGTLPLAQALRLLPQLLQCFDRQHGVFGVDDYELLLAESAEMAWIATEGNAFNHATDRVSDVDAVAERQRALGRPIKDKVEVSASGRVRQTAFRAATVQREFITPQGRITRDVPGSFYEFITRDALTPIAANDPVQAPRLDLAFDAGNATGIFGMTAARA